A window from Roseburia sp. 499 encodes these proteins:
- a CDS encoding M23 family metallopeptidase: MKLSKMQQLVFIEIFVLVLLIGIYVEQKSDDSSDILSTSSNEVYRLVSEEDDTKKDFIKWVDFNVTKEAMQDAYDYDVNTYGQEIHLDWISLLSYKACQNGGDFSHYKTGDMSEIAEKLTNKETTLKDLTKDMKYYDYYYEAYDAVLGGLVGEYEIETASGSETFEKKYGLKGFLPLAKNFPYSDYDDFGVSRSYGYKRQHLGHDMMGQIGTPVIATESGYVEAIGWNQYGGWRLGIRSFDGKRYYYYAHLRQNFPYCKSLKEGSVVTAGDVIGYLGHTGYSTTENVNNIDTPHLHFGLQLIFDESQKEGNNEIWVSCYELTRFLYQNRCETAKNEETKEWSRVIDMKDPAVEEWEKNNTR, from the coding sequence ATGAAATTATCAAAAATGCAACAACTTGTTTTCATAGAAATATTCGTACTCGTCCTTCTTATTGGAATATATGTGGAACAAAAATCCGACGATTCTTCTGATATTTTATCCACTTCTTCCAATGAGGTCTATCGTCTGGTTTCTGAAGAAGATGATACCAAAAAGGATTTTATCAAATGGGTGGATTTTAACGTGACCAAAGAAGCCATGCAGGATGCCTACGATTATGATGTGAATACCTACGGTCAGGAAATCCATTTGGATTGGATTTCTCTTCTTTCCTACAAAGCCTGTCAAAACGGCGGGGATTTCAGTCATTACAAAACCGGAGATATGTCTGAAATTGCAGAGAAGTTGACAAACAAAGAAACCACATTAAAAGACCTCACAAAGGATATGAAATATTATGATTACTATTATGAGGCTTATGATGCTGTTTTAGGTGGACTAGTGGGCGAGTATGAGATTGAAACCGCATCCGGTTCCGAAACTTTTGAAAAAAAATATGGTTTAAAAGGCTTCCTTCCTCTTGCAAAAAATTTTCCTTATTCCGATTATGATGACTTTGGTGTTTCCCGCTCTTACGGCTATAAGAGGCAACACCTTGGACATGACATGATGGGCCAAATTGGCACTCCCGTGATTGCAACGGAATCCGGTTATGTAGAGGCAATCGGCTGGAATCAGTACGGAGGCTGGAGACTTGGGATTCGCAGTTTTGACGGAAAGCGTTACTACTATTATGCACACCTGCGCCAGAACTTTCCTTACTGCAAGTCCTTAAAGGAAGGTAGTGTTGTCACCGCCGGAGATGTCATCGGCTATTTGGGGCATACCGGTTACAGCACCACAGAAAATGTCAATAACATCGATACTCCTCATCTGCACTTCGGACTACAGCTTATTTTTGATGAATCCCAGAAAGAGGGAAATAATGAAATATGGGTAAGCTGCTATGAACTTACCCGTTTCCTATACCAAAACCGATGTGAAACCGCGAAGAATGAGGAGACCAAAGAATGGTCCCGTGTGATAGATATGAAAGATCCTGCTGTGGAGGAGTGGGAAAAAAATAACACACGTTAA
- a CDS encoding flavodoxin family protein, producing MTRVLILYYSGIGNTRLIAEYMRKYMSKQDEVEVELYSVEQIPEEQDYKKFDGLIIGFPTIHCSPAERIVKYLDSIDKISKSLPTFIYTTCGMYQANTTRIFAKMCKKKNMIPIMDVAYRMPAVDGMLLTDKWIILEKSEKRLKERIERGCTAFLEKVKTESWNIHIPTFKWYSILNYLNKLVGKNYVFPIYLNAEKCIGCNKCVQNCPSVAWEKLSLKKQKGPARIWKPFEI from the coding sequence ATGACGAGAGTTCTAATTCTATATTACTCAGGAATAGGAAATACAAGGCTTATTGCAGAATATATGAGAAAGTATATGAGTAAGCAGGATGAGGTCGAGGTTGAACTATATTCTGTGGAACAGATACCGGAAGAGCAAGATTATAAAAAATTTGATGGATTAATAATAGGTTTTCCAACAATACATTGTAGTCCGGCAGAGAGGATTGTGAAGTATTTAGATTCGATAGATAAAATAAGTAAGAGCTTGCCGACATTTATCTATACGACCTGCGGAATGTATCAGGCAAACACGACAAGAATTTTTGCAAAAATGTGTAAGAAAAAGAATATGATACCTATTATGGATGTAGCATATCGGATGCCGGCAGTAGACGGAATGTTATTAACCGATAAATGGATTATTTTAGAGAAAAGTGAAAAGCGATTAAAAGAACGAATTGAACGAGGATGTACGGCCTTTTTGGAAAAAGTGAAAACAGAAAGTTGGAATATTCACATTCCAACTTTTAAGTGGTACAGTATACTTAATTATCTGAATAAACTAGTTGGAAAAAACTATGTATTTCCAATTTATCTTAATGCAGAAAAATGTATAGGTTGTAATAAATGTGTACAAAACTGTCCTAGTGTAGCATGGGAAAAATTATCATTAAAAAAGCAGAAGGGGCCAGCCAGAATATGGAAACCGTTTGAAATATAA
- a CDS encoding DNA topoisomerase III — protein MKSLVIAEKPSVGRDIARVLGCKQGGNGFLEGKDYVVTWALGHLIELADPESYGDQWKEWKLETLPMLPEKLEIQVIKKTGRQYQTVKTQMYRKDIGEIIIATDAGREGELVARWIIQKAGVKKPMKRLWISSVTDKAIREGFAHLKDARDYQKLYEAAVARAEADWLVGLNATRALTVKHNAQLSCGRVQTPTLAMIAKREAQIKSFKPKEYYGLKIKGGGVTWNWRSKKNNSTSTFSKEEIEKVLEQTRNEKAVVEEVKKKQQKSYAPQLYDLTALQQDANRMYGFSAKQTLDYMQRLYEHYKVVTYPRTDSRYLTADIVDTLKERVKACQSGAYAQICRQLLKTPLTGNKSFVNDSKVSDHHAIIPTEQGINMSELEYGERKIYELVVSRFLAVLLPPCIYQQTEVTAVCAGERFTVKGKIMEQPGWQEINMLGAATEESEEDSEEKFTENMPEFNEGQQIVFTDGKITAGKTKPPVPFTEATLLAAMENPVAYMESNDKELKKTLGETGGLGTVATRADIIEKLFNSFMIEKREQYIHLTSKGRQVLELAPEGLTSPELTARWEQELSDIAKGKAKKKDFEAEIRNYTVDIVKDITVSAKTYRHDNLTNKKCPECGKLMLEVNHKNGRMLVCQDRECGYRKTLSRVTNARCPQCHKKMEMVGEGENKRFTCVCGYREKLSAFEKRKKESGGGVSKKDVNKYMNKMKKEAKEPVNNAFAEAFAKIKL, from the coding sequence ATGAAGTCATTAGTAATTGCCGAAAAACCAAGCGTAGGACGTGATATCGCAAGAGTTTTAGGATGTAAACAGGGAGGAAATGGATTTTTAGAAGGAAAGGACTATGTAGTCACCTGGGCACTGGGACACCTAATCGAGCTTGCAGATCCGGAAAGCTACGGCGATCAGTGGAAGGAATGGAAGTTGGAAACTTTGCCGATGCTACCGGAAAAACTTGAAATCCAAGTTATTAAAAAAACAGGACGCCAGTATCAGACAGTAAAGACACAGATGTATCGAAAAGACATTGGTGAAATTATCATAGCTACCGATGCAGGACGTGAGGGAGAATTAGTTGCCCGCTGGATTATCCAGAAGGCAGGCGTGAAGAAGCCGATGAAACGACTGTGGATTTCCTCTGTGACAGATAAGGCAATCCGGGAAGGTTTTGCACATCTGAAGGACGCAAGGGATTATCAGAAGTTGTATGAAGCGGCAGTAGCGAGAGCAGAAGCCGATTGGCTGGTAGGCTTGAATGCCACCAGAGCATTGACCGTAAAGCACAATGCCCAGCTTTCCTGCGGAAGGGTTCAGACGCCGACACTTGCTATGATTGCAAAAAGAGAAGCACAGATAAAATCTTTCAAGCCCAAGGAGTATTATGGACTCAAAATAAAGGGTGGCGGAGTTACCTGGAATTGGCGTTCCAAGAAAAATAACAGTACCAGCACTTTTTCAAAAGAGGAAATTGAAAAGGTGTTGGAACAGACCCGTAATGAAAAAGCAGTAGTAGAAGAGGTAAAGAAAAAACAGCAGAAGTCCTATGCGCCACAGCTTTATGATTTGACAGCATTGCAGCAGGATGCCAACCGAATGTATGGATTTTCTGCAAAGCAGACCTTGGATTATATGCAGAGACTTTACGAGCATTACAAGGTAGTGACTTATCCAAGGACCGACTCCAGATATCTGACAGCGGATATTGTAGATACCTTAAAAGAGCGAGTAAAAGCATGTCAGAGCGGGGCTTATGCCCAGATATGCCGTCAACTGTTGAAAACACCGTTGACCGGAAACAAGTCCTTTGTCAATGACAGTAAAGTGTCTGACCATCATGCGATTATTCCTACAGAGCAAGGCATCAACATGAGTGAACTGGAATACGGCGAGCGAAAGATTTATGAATTGGTAGTGTCACGTTTCTTGGCAGTACTGCTTCCGCCATGTATTTATCAGCAGACCGAGGTAACAGCAGTCTGTGCAGGCGAGCGTTTTACGGTAAAAGGAAAAATCATGGAGCAGCCGGGCTGGCAGGAAATCAATATGCTGGGAGCTGCTACGGAAGAATCAGAAGAAGATAGTGAAGAAAAATTCACGGAGAACATGCCGGAATTTAATGAAGGTCAGCAGATTGTTTTTACAGATGGAAAAATAACTGCCGGAAAGACAAAGCCACCGGTGCCATTTACAGAAGCAACTCTTTTGGCTGCCATGGAAAATCCTGTTGCCTATATGGAAAGCAACGATAAAGAACTGAAAAAGACATTAGGAGAAACGGGCGGTCTTGGAACCGTTGCTACCAGAGCGGATATTATTGAAAAATTGTTTAACAGTTTCATGATAGAAAAACGGGAGCAGTATATCCATCTGACCTCCAAGGGAAGACAGGTGTTGGAACTGGCACCGGAAGGACTGACTTCTCCGGAATTGACAGCCAGATGGGAGCAGGAACTTTCGGATATAGCAAAAGGAAAAGCAAAGAAAAAAGACTTTGAAGCAGAAATTCGAAATTACACCGTGGACATTGTAAAGGACATCACAGTATCTGCTAAGACCTATCGTCATGACAACCTTACCAACAAGAAGTGTCCGGAATGTGGCAAACTTATGTTGGAGGTAAATCACAAAAACGGTCGTATGCTGGTATGTCAGGACAGAGAGTGTGGCTATCGGAAAACCTTGTCCAGAGTGACCAATGCTCGTTGTCCGCAGTGTCATAAGAAGATGGAGATGGTGGGAGAAGGAGAAAATAAGCGCTTCACCTGTGTGTGTGGTTATCGGGAAAAACTGTCCGCCTTTGAAAAGAGAAAAAAAGAAAGTGGTGGCGGAGTATCCAAAAAAGACGTCAACAAGTATATGAATAAGATGAAGAAAGAAGCAAAAGAGCCAGTGAATAATGCATTTGCAGAGGCGTTTGCGAAGATAAAACTGTAA
- a CDS encoding saccharopine dehydrogenase family protein, translated as MMKKIMIIGGYGQVGSYVCDNLQKQNVDFIVSGRSLEKCKHYVEKTGSNAECRLVDVTKWMDSYLENVETVVMCLEMNNMEVLEACIRCGVNYVDITPTGSMIEQFKRKKEEIAKAGIVVCVGVGIAPGVSNVLCEAMARKFDNIETINSYIMLGIGESHGKNAVSWLVNNLNVTYYENLDRNRKVQSFSEGRSIVLSGEKKKRRFVRIDMADWHIMKEKHMDASVNSWYAYDKNSITFLFEGMQKIGLLKILKYPKVKAFFMKMMGISMKLMKKIHFGTNQYAVMVEMKGTIKGKSVIKRDIVTGRENSIITAKVCAQTAQKVGDMSAGFYYMDELLEREQIG; from the coding sequence ATGATGAAGAAAATAATGATTATAGGTGGATACGGACAGGTAGGAAGTTATGTGTGTGATAACTTGCAGAAGCAAAACGTAGATTTTATTGTATCCGGACGAAGCTTAGAAAAATGTAAGCACTATGTAGAAAAAACAGGGTCTAATGCAGAATGCCGTTTGGTGGATGTGACAAAATGGATGGATTCTTATTTAGAAAACGTAGAGACAGTGGTCATGTGTTTGGAAATGAACAACATGGAGGTCTTAGAAGCTTGCATAAGGTGTGGGGTCAATTATGTAGATATCACACCAACCGGCTCAATGATTGAGCAATTTAAACGGAAAAAGGAAGAGATTGCAAAGGCCGGTATCGTAGTTTGCGTTGGAGTAGGAATAGCTCCGGGAGTAAGTAATGTTCTATGTGAAGCAATGGCAAGGAAATTTGATAATATAGAAACGATAAATAGCTATATTATGCTGGGAATTGGAGAATCTCATGGAAAAAATGCAGTTTCCTGGCTTGTTAATAATTTGAACGTGACTTATTACGAGAATTTGGATAGAAACCGTAAAGTGCAAAGTTTCTCAGAGGGCAGAAGTATTGTTTTAAGTGGTGAAAAAAAGAAACGTCGATTTGTTCGAATTGATATGGCAGATTGGCACATTATGAAAGAAAAGCATATGGATGCAAGTGTAAATTCCTGGTATGCCTATGATAAAAATAGTATTACCTTTTTGTTTGAGGGAATGCAGAAAATAGGATTATTAAAAATATTGAAGTATCCCAAGGTAAAGGCTTTCTTTATGAAAATGATGGGAATTAGTATGAAATTAATGAAAAAAATACACTTTGGGACAAACCAGTATGCAGTTATGGTAGAAATGAAAGGCACCATAAAGGGAAAAAGCGTTATAAAACGAGATATTGTTACCGGAAGAGAGAACAGTATCATTACGGCAAAGGTGTGCGCTCAGACAGCTCAAAAGGTAGGAGATATGTCAGCCGGATTTTATTATATGGATGAGTTGTTGGAACGAGAGCAGATTGGATAG